tttaaataataattctacaacaattttgaaacattttctcaagtacttttttttttgtaaatttatttattttattattcatttagttatatttattttatttctctgcaTTTATGCTTGGCAGAATCCATTATTTCATAACATTCAGACTTTTCCAAACCTGCTTCATGTCTAATGGTATAAAAATGTGCTTATTTTCATAAACAAGAAATTTCTCTCatataatctgaaaattattaaattttgtttgttgcagatattttattcatagaacATTCCTTCTAACAATCATATTATTTCACTTTCAATACTTTGCTTCATCATGTCttgttaatattctttttttttattattattgtaaattttatcaattacatctaaaataaaattcatcaattcttttttaagtataatttttttaatatttttaaagcagatttGTGTTGGATATAGTTTGTGCTTGTGtgtttattccaatttttatagtataatatataGAGGGAACTTAAAAAGTGATGCACTGGTAATTATTTACACTAAAGGCAACACTTACTTTCACTATGTAATTGCCTTTTAGGTAATCTATTGTAAATTGATGATTGTGTAGCAAACATCATGTTTATCAAAGATGGACAGTTTATTAACTAtgtatttgaattgtttttacaTATGTGCAGCTAAATAATTAGGTATTCATCACAAGTTAAGCTATTTTATATCATCTTGAAGTTTTATATGAAAGCAATATTGTTTTTAGCAGCTGTTATGCtaccatttcatttatttatttaaaaaaaaattaagtcattattgataaaataaattcatctatctttaaaaaaatacattgatttttaaaagcatcatttaatctctgagtatttttttaattttaaggttttagaaaaatatatttttataatcaattgatTATTAAGATTGCAGAATGATAAATTCTTTCAAGATGTATTATTATTAGTCTCATTTTTCTGTATTGTAAGCACCTTGaaattttacaacttaaaatattaaactgaaatttaactaAATCAGTAGGCAGTATATCCTGTTTCTGTGCCCAACATTCCACTTCCTCTACAAGTACGAAGCCTATCAATAAGGTAACAGTGGATTGAATTTTATACTAACTTCTCAAATAGTATGCTACATTTATTTTGAAGCACATTACTCATTTAAATATTAGTTGAAGAAGAAATTgaacaaaatctaaatttaaatgaatctcaTTGAAATCTAAATGAATCTAACGGAGGTATTTGAGGTAACGGAGGAATCTAACGGAAGTATTTGTATCCATTTTCAGACACATCAAAGCCTTTGTCTCAATTTAATGTTGCTGtctgtttataatattttgaaaatggatatgggtctttatttattaaattcatgccATTTGCAAACTTTAGGCTTAACTGCATATCATTAGTCAAGATAGTCAATAGACTAATATGAcatctttggcaattaattgcTGATTgcaataagcatattttttaacatttttatgtattttctaaaatatatttctttgacactatttctttcaatattttttaacacttattttttttcaaaaactgatgaaaactttgtttatattaaatcttCCATGTATCTTCAAGTTTGATGTTTAAAGGTTCCACTATATTTGCTTAgtcattaaaattacataatgcatttttttttttcatttcatttctgtattattctaataataatatcgCATTTACAGGTATGCACTCTTTGTGACTCAGCAGCGTTCTTGATCTGAAGATTCGGCAATTTCCATTCCACAGAAGACCTGTCATATGCATGACCCTGCTGTTCATAAATCTTAATTTGGATCGAGTATCTTCATAATCATTTAATGTGGGCATTCAAAGAGTGTAGTGCTCTTCAAGTAACTTCTTCATatgatcaaaattttgaattattctgtaTATGATGTGAATCTAATAGGCTTGACAGAGAATTCAAAACAGTGCATAGGTTGTACGTTTAAGAAATGTTCTAATCTATCAGtctatttattagaattatcttATAAATAGACTGTTCTATATAGTTTCACttctaaataaaatctgaaaacatGCCATCAAGCTAATCATTTGATACGGAAAATATGTAAAGTGaatgtaatttatcataaatttttttatttatgataaattacatCTCAGAAGATTGAAATATACAACATTTTCAGCACAGATGTATTCATCATTTTCGAACAACAGATGCAGtgataaaaagaattgtttcatttCATCAGATTTTTCTGTCTTGTTGATTATAAGATAAAAACGTTTGTTTAAATGATTgctgtattgttatttttctgttttgttaagCAAAGTTAgatcattttcaagaaaataagtattGACGACATTAACTTTTGCAAGATATTGAAATTACATTTGTTACAATTATGTTTtgtatttcattacaaatttgcgggtttaaaaaattaaaaaagaaaaatttgaagcttatattTAGCAACAGAATTCTTTGACTTTGCCTTTATCTCGCTTAAAAATGAATGGAGATATTTCATTCAAgttgatttagaaaatttttcttttgcattgattgaaaatttttatttgtattgatagAACCAAATATGCTACATTGATTAATTGACTACTGCAGATTTGGACAAAGTTTAAACATGAATGGTATGCAAACAGCACATGATCTCAATAGGATGTACAGAGAATCATCTTGGCAAAGTGATATGGTAATATCGAATCATTCAAAACAACAAAATGCTGTACCAGGTGCATTACATGACAGCGAGATGCAGCATGTTCCTACAGCTAAAGAGCATCATGTATGTGATGTAtgtggaaaaatatttctgaaaagaagtTACTTATATCAACACTCGCATGTTCATAAAACTGAAAGACCTCATTCTTGTGATGTATGTGGAAAAACATTTAAGACCAAAAGTTACTTATATCAACACTTGCGTACTCATAAAAATGAAAGACCTCATTCTTGTGATATATGCAACAAATCCTTCACTGTGAAGAAATCATTGATAAATCATTTACTTATACATACAAAAGAGAAAGCTCACGCGTGTGAAATCTGTATGAAAAGATTTTCCATGAAGAAGGGATTAAAGAGACATTTGGTTACCCACGGAAACACGAAATCCCATGTTTGTGTTATATGTAAGAGAACGTTTGCTGTTAGAAGCAATCTAAAAAGACATTTCCTTACTCATACGAAAGAGAGACCTCATGCCTGTGATATATGTGGAAAAGGATTCTGCCTACCTAGTGAATTAAGGAGGCATTTTGTGATTCATACAAATGAGCAACCTTTTGTTTGTGTGACATGCAACAAAGCATTTAGTCGCAAATCTAGTTTGGATAGGCACGTGCGTACTCATACAAAAGAGAAACCACATGTCTGCGAGACTTGTGGAAAAGACTTTATAGGAAAATATGAATGGCGAGAACATTGTCTTTCTCATATTGATAAAAAGCCTTTTAAATGCAACTTATGTGAAAAATCTTACGGAAGCAAAAGTCGATTGAGAACTCATATGCGGATTCATTCGAAAACGAATAATTGCACATcagatatgcaataaaatattaggtgtcccaaaaatttctttctcattgcactatgaatggccttatctggctctgcttgtgcagACAGGCTGACTTGCTATTAGCCGTCTGTCATGAGTTACACTGATTTTCCAGctctaaatttttattgttacacaATCAAAGGATTCATTTTAGATAATTCATAATTCCTGGCTATTGCCTTTAGTATTCTCATTAAAACTTGCATATAAATAGCAAAAACtatagcaaatttatttatattttaaatgaccaTTTGTCAGAAAATTATTCCATCGAAACTTGATTCTTATGTTGTagaaaacaatagttaaaaaaaaaaattccaataatgtatttttgatgttctaaaaatgtattattggaAATTTCCTTTCTTGaca
The window above is part of the Argiope bruennichi chromosome 7, qqArgBrue1.1, whole genome shotgun sequence genome. Proteins encoded here:
- the LOC129975757 gene encoding gastrula zinc finger protein XlCGF8.2DB-like yields the protein MNGMQTAHDLNRMYRESSWQSDMVISNHSKQQNAVPGALHDSEMQHVPTAKEHHVCDVCGKIFLKRSYLYQHSHVHKTERPHSCDVCGKTFKTKSYLYQHLRTHKNERPHSCDICNKSFTVKKSLINHLLIHTKEKAHACEICMKRFSMKKGLKRHLVTHGNTKSHVCVICKRTFAVRSNLKRHFLTHTKERPHACDICGKGFCLPSELRRHFVIHTNEQPFVCVTCNKAFSRKSSLDRHVRTHTKEKPHVCETCGKDFIGKYEWREHCLSHIDKKPFKCNLCEKSYGSKSRLRTHMRIHSKTNNCTSDMQ